In bacterium YEK0313, one genomic interval encodes:
- the lcfB_1 gene encoding Long-chain-fatty-acid--CoA ligase, which translates to MANHLFDIVRASATDPTKTFIETETGLKLSYGDLMSGTARFANALVTLGVKPGDRVAVQVEKSASAILLYLATVRAGAVFLPLNTAYTLAELSYFLGDAEPALVVCDPSRRDGIAEIAAKAGVPAVETLGRAMDGSLTEKAKASAEDFADVARGPSDLAAILYTSGTTGRSKGAMLSHDNLASNALTLKDYWRFTGADVLLHALPIFHTHGLFVATNTILVAGASMLFLPKFDADKVFELMPRATTMMGVPTFYVRLVQDSRLTRAATAHMRLFISGSAPLLAETHRLFREKTGLAILERYGMTETNMNTSNPYDGERIAGTVGFPLPGVALRVADPETGTRLPDGEIGVIEVKGPNVFSGYWRMPEKTAAEFRKDGFFITGDLGKIDERGYVHIVGRGKDLVISGGYNVYPKEVETEIDGMPGVVESAVIGVPHPDFGEGVTAVVVAEKGVALDEAAILKALEERLAKYKLPKRVIVVDDLPRNTMGKVQKNLLRDAYKTLYAGG; encoded by the coding sequence ATGGCCAATCACCTGTTCGATATCGTCCGCGCCAGCGCCACGGACCCGACCAAGACCTTCATCGAAACTGAGACGGGCCTGAAGCTCAGCTACGGCGACCTGATGTCCGGAACGGCGCGTTTCGCCAATGCGCTGGTGACGCTCGGCGTGAAGCCCGGCGACAGGGTGGCCGTGCAGGTGGAAAAGTCGGCGAGCGCGATCCTGCTCTATCTCGCCACGGTGCGGGCCGGAGCCGTGTTCCTGCCGCTGAACACGGCCTATACGCTGGCCGAGCTCAGCTATTTCCTCGGCGACGCCGAGCCTGCCCTGGTGGTCTGCGATCCCTCGCGCCGCGACGGCATTGCCGAGATCGCCGCCAAGGCGGGCGTGCCTGCAGTGGAGACGCTCGGCCGCGCCATGGACGGCAGCCTCACCGAGAAGGCAAAGGCGAGCGCCGAGGACTTCGCCGATGTCGCGCGCGGCCCCAGCGACCTCGCGGCCATCCTCTATACGTCGGGTACCACCGGCCGCTCCAAGGGCGCCATGTTGAGCCACGACAACCTCGCGTCCAATGCGCTGACGCTGAAGGACTATTGGCGGTTCACCGGCGCCGACGTGCTGCTCCATGCCCTGCCGATCTTCCACACGCACGGCCTGTTCGTGGCGACCAACACGATCCTCGTCGCCGGCGCGAGCATGCTGTTCCTGCCGAAATTCGACGCCGACAAGGTATTCGAGCTGATGCCGCGCGCGACCACCATGATGGGCGTGCCGACTTTCTACGTTCGCCTGGTGCAGGACAGCCGCCTCACCCGCGCGGCGACCGCGCATATGCGCCTGTTCATCTCGGGCTCGGCGCCGCTGCTCGCCGAAACGCACAGGCTGTTCCGCGAGAAGACCGGCCTTGCCATCCTCGAGCGCTACGGCATGACCGAGACCAACATGAACACCTCCAACCCCTATGACGGCGAGCGCATCGCCGGCACGGTGGGCTTCCCGCTGCCCGGCGTCGCGCTGCGCGTCGCCGACCCCGAGACCGGCACGAGGCTCCCCGACGGCGAGATCGGCGTCATCGAAGTCAAGGGGCCGAACGTGTTCTCGGGCTATTGGCGCATGCCGGAAAAGACGGCGGCCGAGTTCCGCAAGGACGGCTTCTTCATCACCGGCGATCTCGGCAAGATCGACGAGCGCGGCTATGTGCACATCGTCGGCCGCGGCAAGGACCTCGTGATTTCCGGCGGCTACAACGTCTATCCAAAAGAGGTGGAGACCGAGATCGACGGCATGCCCGGCGTCGTCGAAAGCGCGGTGATCGGCGTGCCGCATCCTGATTTCGGCGAAGGCGTCACCGCCGTCGTGGTCGCCGAAAAAGGCGTCGCGCTGGACGAAGCGGCGATCCTCAAGGCGCTCGAGGAGCGGCTCGCCAAATACAAGCTGCCGAAGCGGGTCATCGTGGTCGACGACCTGCCGCGCAACACCATGGGCAAGGTGCAGAAGAACCTGCTGCGCGACGCCTACAAGACGCTCTACGCCGGCGGCTGA
- the pcaB gene encoding 3-carboxy-cis,cis-muconate cycloisomerase, whose translation MPSPLLAPLFGSAAMEAAFSDPAAVDAMLAFESGLAASEAAAGVIPAAAVDPIARACAAGLEPDAIGRAAGMAGNSAIPLVKQLTAKVAAIDAEAAKWVHYGATSQDVMDTGLMLQIKAAFEVLDADLTRAGKAAARLARIYRDTPMAGRTWLQQALPTTFGLKMAGFLDALMRHRARLAEARPRVLVLQLGGAAGTLASLGAKGPEVADRLAAHLGLGFADAPWHGQRDRIFEVAALVTGVVVTCAKLARDVALMMQTEVGEVLEPAAPGRGGSSTMPHKRNPALSATILGAQQVVPQLMAAVAGGGAGEHERFAGGWQGEWLALPELIRLAGGALHHTVELVEGLEVKPERMRANLALTDGLLMAEAVQMALAPALGRLAAHDRIEAACRQAVAERRPLVDILVGDPVIAGAATREQLEHLLDPAHYLGAAGEFVDRVLVTYEGGPGGTA comes from the coding sequence ATGCCTTCGCCGCTGCTCGCGCCGCTCTTCGGTTCCGCTGCCATGGAGGCCGCCTTCTCCGATCCCGCCGCCGTCGATGCCATGCTCGCCTTCGAAAGCGGGCTGGCTGCGTCGGAGGCGGCGGCCGGCGTCATTCCGGCTGCGGCGGTGGATCCGATCGCCCGCGCCTGCGCCGCCGGTCTCGAACCGGATGCCATCGGCCGAGCGGCGGGAATGGCCGGCAACAGCGCCATTCCCCTGGTCAAGCAGTTGACGGCCAAGGTCGCCGCGATCGATGCCGAGGCGGCCAAATGGGTCCATTACGGCGCCACCAGCCAGGACGTGATGGATACGGGCCTGATGCTGCAGATCAAGGCCGCATTCGAGGTTCTGGATGCCGATCTCACGCGCGCCGGCAAGGCGGCGGCGCGGCTCGCGCGGATCTACCGGGACACGCCGATGGCCGGCCGCACGTGGCTTCAGCAAGCCCTGCCGACCACCTTCGGCCTGAAGATGGCCGGCTTTCTCGATGCGCTGATGCGCCACCGGGCGCGCCTGGCCGAAGCGCGGCCGCGTGTCCTCGTGCTGCAGCTCGGCGGTGCTGCCGGCACGCTGGCTTCCCTCGGCGCGAAGGGCCCCGAAGTCGCCGACCGGCTCGCCGCCCATCTCGGTCTCGGCTTCGCCGACGCGCCCTGGCACGGCCAGCGCGACCGGATCTTCGAGGTCGCGGCTCTCGTGACCGGCGTGGTGGTCACCTGCGCCAAGCTGGCACGCGACGTCGCGCTGATGATGCAGACCGAGGTCGGCGAAGTGCTGGAGCCGGCAGCTCCCGGCCGCGGCGGCTCCTCGACCATGCCGCACAAGCGCAACCCGGCGCTGTCGGCGACGATCCTCGGGGCGCAGCAGGTCGTGCCGCAGCTGATGGCGGCGGTCGCAGGCGGCGGTGCCGGCGAGCACGAACGCTTTGCCGGCGGCTGGCAGGGCGAGTGGCTCGCCTTGCCGGAACTGATACGCCTTGCCGGCGGCGCGCTGCATCACACCGTCGAGCTCGTCGAAGGCCTGGAGGTGAAGCCCGAGCGGATGCGCGCCAATCTCGCGCTGACCGACGGTCTGCTCATGGCGGAAGCGGTGCAGATGGCGCTTGCGCCGGCCCTCGGCCGGCTTGCTGCGCATGATCGGATCGAAGCCGCCTGCCGGCAGGCGGTGGCCGAGCGGCGGCCGCTCGTCGACATCCTTGTCGGCGATCCCGTCATTGCGGGCGCCGCGACGCGCGAGCAGCTCGAACACCTGCTCGATCCCGCGCACTATCTCGGCGCGGCCGGCGAATTCGTCGACCGTGTATTGGTGACCTATGAGGGCGGGCCGGGCGGGACGGCCTGA
- a CDS encoding putative rhodanese-related sulfurtransferase translates to MSHRVAALYQFVALPDAALLAAPLRQLAAGWSVKGTLILATEGLNGTIAGTPAAVDGFVAALRDGPLFGGRFNRLELKFSTAAAPPFGRLKVHLKPEIVTFGDPATNPAERTGVYVAPSDWNALITSPDVLVIDTRNAFEVAMGTFEGALDPGLRRFSDFRDFVRRELDPARHRRVAMFCTGGIRCEKASAHLIAAGFAEVYHLKGGILRYLEEVAPAASRWTGTCFVFDERIALGHGLVERAPQPATDQRPQP, encoded by the coding sequence ATGTCCCATCGCGTCGCCGCGCTCTATCAGTTCGTCGCTTTGCCGGATGCCGCCCTGCTGGCCGCGCCGCTGCGCCAGCTCGCCGCCGGCTGGTCCGTGAAGGGCACGCTGATCCTTGCGACCGAAGGCCTCAACGGCACCATTGCCGGGACGCCCGCGGCGGTTGACGGTTTCGTCGCGGCCCTGCGCGACGGCCCGCTGTTCGGCGGACGGTTCAATCGGCTCGAACTCAAATTTTCGACCGCTGCCGCCCCGCCCTTCGGGCGGCTCAAGGTTCATCTGAAGCCGGAGATCGTCACCTTTGGCGATCCCGCCACCAATCCGGCCGAGCGCACCGGCGTCTATGTCGCGCCGTCCGACTGGAACGCGCTCATCACGAGCCCGGACGTGCTCGTCATCGATACCCGCAACGCCTTCGAGGTGGCGATGGGCACGTTCGAAGGCGCGCTCGATCCCGGCCTGCGGCGTTTCAGCGACTTCCGCGACTTCGTCCGGCGCGAGCTCGATCCGGCGCGGCACCGCCGCGTCGCCATGTTCTGCACTGGCGGCATTCGCTGCGAGAAGGCCAGCGCCCATCTCATCGCCGCAGGTTTCGCCGAGGTCTATCACCTGAAAGGCGGGATTCTGCGCTATCTCGAAGAGGTCGCGCCCGCGGCCAGCCGCTGGACCGGCACATGTTTCGTTTTCGACGAGCGCATCGCGCTTGGCCACGGCCTGGTCGAACGCGCCCCCCAGCCCGCCACCGACCAGAGGCCACAGCCATGA
- the slyX gene encoding Protein SlyX → MTDDLAARVDALEMRIAYQDETIEDLNKTITAQWKEIDRLTRELANLADRMREAEHRALAGAPPEPPPPHY, encoded by the coding sequence ATGACAGACGATCTTGCGGCGCGCGTCGATGCCCTGGAAATGCGGATCGCCTATCAGGACGAAACAATCGAGGACCTGAACAAGACGATCACCGCCCAATGGAAGGAGATCGACCGGCTGACCCGGGAGCTCGCCAACCTTGCCGACCGCATGCGCGAGGCCGAGCACCGCGCGCTCGCCGGCGCGCCGCCCGAACCACCGCCGCCGCACTACTGA
- the greB gene encoding Transcription elongation factor GreB: protein MSVAFTKENDRDGGEADLPDRPISPHPNLVTPAGLAALDAALAAARAAVAAAQAAGDDAIDETALARANRDLRYYTARRNSAQVVSPHADADTVGFGSSVTFDREDGRRQTFRIVGEDEADPAKGSISHVSPIARALMGKRVGDTAIVGAGEVEVIAIA, encoded by the coding sequence ATGAGTGTTGCCTTTACCAAGGAAAACGACCGTGACGGCGGTGAAGCGGACCTGCCGGACCGCCCGATCTCGCCGCATCCGAACCTGGTGACACCGGCCGGGCTGGCCGCGCTGGACGCTGCCTTGGCTGCCGCACGGGCTGCGGTCGCCGCCGCCCAGGCGGCCGGCGACGACGCCATCGACGAGACCGCCCTGGCCCGCGCCAACCGCGATCTTCGCTACTATACGGCCCGGCGGAACAGCGCCCAGGTGGTGTCGCCGCATGCCGATGCCGACACGGTAGGCTTCGGTTCCAGCGTCACCTTCGACCGCGAGGATGGCCGGCGCCAGACCTTCCGGATCGTCGGCGAGGACGAGGCCGACCCGGCCAAGGGCTCGATTTCGCACGTCTCGCCGATCGCCCGGGCGCTGATGGGCAAACGTGTCGGCGATACCGCAATCGTCGGCGCCGGCGAGGTGGAGGTCATCGCCATCGCCTGA
- the ydcR_1 gene encoding putative HTH-type transcriptional regulator YdcR encodes MTTWMPDLGRSSGPKYLAIAAALADAIRSGRLKPGDALPPQRELARLIGVDLTTVTRAFNEARRRGLIEASGRRGSFVRAPAAVRGMLASAVPPAVDWRMNLPPTAAALHLAERFAEGYRTLLQTPGAAARLQYQEAGGALPDRLAGAEWLAPRLGELAEDRVVVAAGAQNALAAICRLLLAPGDAVVTGALTFPGMKAVAERFGLRLLPLPGEAGGVDPDGLEALCRLHRPKAVYVMPTMDNPTTVTLDAARRARIAAVASRHGLWVIEDDAYGDLPAKPLPAIARTAPDRTWHIASLAKSVSPALRVAYVAVPGTGEGLRLGAEIHAACVMAPPLNAALASQWIGDGSLADIVAAMRAENRARHAVLAGVLAGHGLAADPEAPHAWLPLPAGRDREAFAATLRQHGLAAVASDAFATVDRPPNAVRLSLGSPADLGALGRVARLIDALLNGTNGPPIALV; translated from the coding sequence ATGACGACATGGATGCCGGATCTCGGGCGCAGCAGCGGGCCGAAATATCTCGCCATCGCGGCGGCCTTGGCCGATGCCATCCGTTCCGGACGCCTGAAGCCGGGCGACGCCCTGCCGCCGCAGCGCGAGCTCGCCCGCCTGATCGGGGTCGATCTGACGACAGTGACGCGCGCCTTCAATGAGGCGCGCCGCCGCGGCTTGATTGAGGCCAGCGGGCGCCGGGGCAGCTTTGTGCGTGCGCCCGCGGCCGTGCGAGGCATGCTCGCATCCGCTGTGCCGCCTGCGGTCGACTGGCGCATGAACCTGCCGCCCACCGCGGCGGCGCTTCATCTGGCGGAGCGGTTCGCCGAGGGCTACCGGACGCTGCTTCAGACCCCCGGAGCCGCGGCCCGCCTGCAGTATCAGGAGGCCGGCGGCGCCTTGCCGGATCGGCTGGCCGGAGCCGAATGGTTGGCGCCGCGGCTCGGCGAACTCGCCGAGGATCGGGTGGTGGTCGCCGCCGGCGCGCAGAATGCCCTGGCGGCCATCTGCCGACTGCTGCTCGCTCCCGGCGACGCGGTCGTCACCGGTGCATTGACCTTTCCCGGCATGAAGGCGGTGGCCGAGCGCTTCGGCCTGCGCCTGCTGCCCCTGCCAGGCGAGGCGGGCGGGGTTGATCCGGACGGGCTCGAGGCGCTCTGCCGGCTGCACCGGCCGAAAGCCGTCTATGTGATGCCGACAATGGACAATCCGACGACGGTGACGCTCGATGCCGCGCGCCGTGCGCGGATCGCGGCGGTGGCGAGCCGGCATGGCCTGTGGGTGATCGAGGACGACGCCTATGGCGACCTGCCGGCCAAGCCTCTGCCGGCCATCGCCAGGACCGCGCCGGATCGAACCTGGCATATCGCATCACTCGCCAAGAGCGTCTCGCCGGCCTTGCGCGTCGCCTATGTCGCGGTTCCGGGCACGGGCGAGGGCCTGCGGCTTGGAGCGGAGATCCACGCTGCCTGCGTCATGGCGCCGCCGCTCAATGCGGCGCTTGCCTCGCAATGGATCGGCGACGGATCGCTGGCGGACATTGTCGCGGCCATGCGCGCGGAGAACAGGGCCCGCCATGCGGTGCTGGCCGGCGTGCTCGCCGGCCATGGCCTGGCCGCCGATCCCGAGGCGCCGCATGCCTGGCTGCCATTGCCGGCCGGGCGCGATCGCGAGGCTTTTGCCGCGACGCTGCGCCAGCATGGCCTCGCCGCGGTCGCCAGCGATGCCTTCGCCACCGTCGACCGCCCGCCGAACGCCGTGCGCCTGTCGCTCGGCAGCCCGGCCGACCTCGGCGCGCTCGGCCGGGTTGCTCGCCTCATCGACGCCCTGCTGAACGGAACGAATGGGCCGCCCATTGCGCTGGTCTGA
- the tehA gene encoding Tellurite resistance protein TehA — MRPLMFAMVLGIGGLGNGWRAAARLWAVPAAIGEAFAGAAVLLWLGLVLAYAKHWLADPRAALADMEHPAQGMLASLLPVATLIASLALRPHLPMTAWIMALAGLAGVVAFAAWAIGGLWQDGRTAADTTPVFYMPTVGGGLVAALAAGSFGAVDTGWLFFGLGLFSFLAMESVVIARMIQAPLPVDRRATLGVHMAPPAVASVALMALTDDAGLLPFALMLFGYGCFQALVLLRLAPWLRQQAFGPTAWAYTFGISALPLAAIRLVERGAGAPVTLLAPALFVAANLIIGWIALRTLWSLVADQVPVAGRGGG; from the coding sequence ATGCGCCCGCTCATGTTCGCAATGGTGCTCGGCATCGGCGGGCTCGGCAATGGCTGGCGCGCGGCGGCACGGCTATGGGCGGTTCCCGCCGCGATCGGCGAGGCCTTCGCCGGCGCCGCGGTGCTGCTCTGGCTCGGCCTCGTTCTCGCCTATGCCAAACATTGGCTCGCCGATCCGCGCGCGGCCCTGGCCGACATGGAGCATCCCGCGCAAGGCATGCTGGCCTCGCTGCTGCCGGTCGCCACCCTGATCGCCAGCCTTGCGCTCCGGCCCCATCTGCCGATGACGGCCTGGATCATGGCGCTCGCGGGCCTTGCCGGCGTCGTCGCCTTCGCGGCCTGGGCGATCGGCGGCCTCTGGCAGGACGGCCGCACAGCGGCGGACACCACCCCGGTCTTTTACATGCCGACGGTCGGCGGCGGTCTCGTCGCAGCGTTGGCGGCCGGCTCCTTCGGTGCCGTCGATACCGGCTGGCTGTTTTTCGGGCTCGGCCTGTTTTCCTTCCTCGCCATGGAGTCGGTCGTCATTGCGCGAATGATCCAGGCGCCGTTGCCGGTCGACCGGCGCGCGACGCTCGGCGTTCACATGGCGCCGCCGGCTGTCGCGAGCGTCGCGCTGATGGCGCTGACCGACGATGCCGGGCTCCTGCCATTCGCGCTGATGCTGTTCGGCTACGGCTGCTTCCAGGCGCTGGTTCTCCTGAGGCTCGCACCTTGGCTGCGCCAGCAGGCCTTCGGCCCGACCGCCTGGGCCTATACGTTCGGGATCTCCGCTCTTCCGCTCGCAGCCATCCGGCTGGTCGAGCGCGGCGCCGGTGCGCCGGTCACCCTGCTCGCCCCGGCCCTGTTCGTCGCAGCTAACCTGATCATCGGATGGATCGCGCTGCGCACGCTCTGGTCGCTCGTCGCCGACCAGGTTCCCGTCGCCGGCCGCGGCGGCGGCTGA
- the mltC gene encoding Membrane-bound lytic murein transglycosylase C precursor, which translates to MPAARPADVPAAPAAPAAEAEAPAQPPTPHIPPPFAEAPTRRVEGRPFPEQRYPTGREAHLATVRKYAEASKVPIDLADAVAMIESAYDPQAVGASDEIGLMQVRATIAREAGFTGTPQELFEPDTNIRVGVTYLAGAWERSGGNVCQALMKYRVGWEEARISPLSAEYCRRALLYLNAIGSPLARGLSAPPALNAVPGSGVGRGLFNWDDHDTRLRQIEQRFGGENFGIIAR; encoded by the coding sequence ATGCCGGCGGCCAGACCGGCCGACGTGCCGGCTGCGCCGGCAGCCCCTGCCGCGGAAGCGGAAGCCCCGGCGCAGCCGCCCACGCCGCATATTCCGCCGCCCTTCGCCGAGGCACCGACCCGGCGCGTCGAAGGCCGGCCCTTCCCAGAGCAGCGCTATCCGACCGGCCGCGAGGCGCATCTTGCGACGGTGCGCAAATATGCCGAGGCGAGCAAGGTGCCGATCGACCTTGCCGACGCGGTCGCGATGATCGAGAGCGCCTATGATCCGCAAGCGGTCGGCGCATCCGATGAGATCGGCCTCATGCAGGTGCGCGCCACCATCGCGCGCGAAGCCGGCTTCACCGGAACGCCGCAGGAGCTGTTCGAGCCGGACACCAATATCCGCGTCGGCGTGACCTATCTCGCCGGCGCCTGGGAGCGCTCGGGCGGCAATGTCTGCCAGGCCCTCATGAAGTACCGCGTGGGTTGGGAGGAGGCGCGCATCAGCCCGCTTTCGGCCGAATATTGCCGGCGCGCGCTGCTCTACCTCAACGCCATCGGCTCGCCGCTCGCCCGCGGCCTGTCGGCGCCGCCGGCACTCAACGCCGTACCTGGCTCCGGCGTCGGCCGTGGCCTGTTCAACTGGGACGACCACGACACCCGCCTGAGACAGATCGAGCAGCGCTTCGGCGGCGAGAATTTCGGCATCATAGCTCGGTAG
- the cpg2_1 gene encoding Carboxypeptidase G2 precursor: protein MPVTTDVEAVVADIIRWAAIESPTYDAGAVNRMLDEGAADLKAMGFRIERQAGTMGFGDVVIGRLDGQEPGPGLLILAHVDTVHAVGTLAGPLPIRRDGDKLYGPGVTDMKGGTVLALHVLGKLIAAKGGKLKRSVTVVLIPDEEVGSPSSRAAIEAEARKAAHVLVPEPGRDHVCVSGRHAVLRYNIHVHGKPSHAGAAIGRGVSAIRAMARIIETVEDWSDYERGQTFAVGRVNAGTWVNVVPVICSAEVLCVAATPDDVNDIDVRLRTLRAPFPGTSVTIEAGPVRPLFVANAGTMAMYAKAKAIAERHGFPLDHMQSGGGSDGNFTGALGIPTLDGLGVWGGGIHTKEEFCDIRSITPRGTILAGLIEEFAC, encoded by the coding sequence ATGCCCGTCACCACCGATGTCGAAGCCGTCGTCGCCGATATCATCCGCTGGGCCGCGATCGAAAGCCCCACCTACGATGCCGGGGCGGTCAACCGGATGCTCGACGAGGGCGCGGCGGACCTCAAGGCGATGGGCTTCCGCATCGAACGCCAGGCCGGCACGATGGGCTTCGGCGACGTGGTCATCGGCCGGCTCGATGGCCAGGAGCCCGGGCCGGGCCTGCTGATCCTCGCCCATGTCGATACGGTCCACGCGGTCGGCACGCTGGCCGGTCCCCTGCCCATCCGCCGCGATGGCGACAAGCTCTACGGCCCGGGCGTGACCGACATGAAGGGCGGCACGGTGCTGGCCCTGCACGTGCTCGGCAAGCTGATCGCCGCCAAGGGTGGCAAGCTGAAGCGCTCCGTGACGGTGGTGCTGATCCCGGACGAGGAGGTCGGCAGCCCGTCCTCGCGCGCCGCGATCGAGGCCGAGGCCCGCAAGGCCGCCCATGTGCTGGTGCCGGAGCCGGGCCGCGACCACGTCTGCGTGTCCGGCCGGCACGCGGTGCTGCGCTACAACATCCACGTCCATGGCAAGCCCTCGCATGCCGGCGCCGCCATCGGTCGCGGTGTCAGCGCCATCAGGGCCATGGCGCGGATCATCGAGACCGTCGAAGACTGGTCCGACTACGAGCGCGGCCAGACTTTCGCCGTCGGCCGGGTGAATGCCGGCACCTGGGTCAATGTCGTGCCAGTGATCTGCTCGGCCGAGGTGCTCTGCGTCGCGGCGACGCCGGACGACGTCAACGACATCGACGTCCGCCTGCGGACATTGCGCGCGCCCTTCCCCGGCACCAGCGTCACCATCGAGGCGGGCCCCGTGCGGCCGCTCTTCGTTGCCAATGCCGGCACAATGGCCATGTATGCCAAGGCCAAGGCCATTGCCGAGCGCCACGGCTTCCCGCTCGACCATATGCAGTCGGGCGGCGGCTCGGACGGCAATTTCACCGGCGCTCTCGGCATTCCGACCCTGGACGGCCTCGGCGTATGGGGCGGCGGCATCCACACCAAGGAAGAGTTCTGCGACATCCGCTCGATCACGCCGCGCGGCACGATCCTCGCCGGCCTGATCGAAGAATTCGCCTGCTGA
- the ahpD gene encoding Alkyl hydroperoxide reductase AhpD, which yields MSTVPLLDDDQLSPEAAAVFADIRAVRGTDMVNNFWRALAHDPVTLKRTWESLKQVMAPGALDPLTKEMLYVAVSVANSCEYCIRSHRAAARAKGMTDAQFMELLAVVGMASETNRLATGLQVPVDAAFGPEAAARRGQPGAS from the coding sequence ATGTCGACCGTGCCCCTTCTCGATGACGATCAGCTCTCGCCGGAAGCAGCCGCCGTGTTCGCCGACATCCGGGCCGTGCGCGGCACGGACATGGTCAACAATTTCTGGCGCGCCCTCGCCCACGATCCGGTCACGCTGAAGCGCACCTGGGAGAGCCTGAAACAGGTGATGGCGCCGGGCGCGCTCGATCCCCTGACCAAGGAAATGCTCTATGTGGCGGTCTCGGTCGCCAATTCCTGCGAATATTGCATCCGCTCGCACCGGGCCGCGGCGCGCGCCAAGGGCATGACCGACGCCCAGTTCATGGAGCTCCTGGCGGTGGTCGGAATGGCGAGCGAAACCAATCGCCTGGCGACCGGCCTGCAGGTGCCGGTCGATGCCGCCTTCGGGCCTGAAGCCGCCGCTCGGCGCGGCCAGCCTGGAGCGTCATGA
- the livF_1 gene encoding High-affinity branched-chain amino acid transport ATP-binding protein LivF: MLEVSGLGYSYAGAIAVRDVTLRVTAGEIVALLGANGAGKSTTVRMIAGALRPQRGRIVFDGQDVTTAACHDMVPRGVALCPEGRLVMPQMTVRENLLMGGYTQRDRTARDAAMEEMFAIFPRLAERRGQVAGLMSGGEQQMLAIARALMSRPKLLILDEPSLGLAPKLVRELFDLIRSVNARGTSILLVEQNARQALRISSRAYVLEKGVTVREDASEKLIGDDAIRSAFLGA; encoded by the coding sequence ATGCTGGAGGTCAGCGGGCTCGGCTATTCCTATGCGGGCGCCATCGCGGTGCGCGATGTGACACTGCGCGTGACGGCGGGCGAGATCGTCGCGCTGCTCGGTGCCAACGGCGCCGGCAAGTCGACGACGGTCCGGATGATCGCGGGAGCGCTGCGACCCCAGCGCGGCCGCATCGTCTTCGACGGACAGGACGTGACCACCGCCGCGTGTCACGACATGGTGCCACGCGGTGTCGCTCTCTGCCCAGAGGGCCGGCTCGTCATGCCGCAGATGACGGTGCGCGAGAACCTCCTGATGGGCGGTTATACCCAGCGCGACCGGACCGCGCGGGACGCTGCCATGGAGGAGATGTTCGCGATCTTCCCGCGGCTTGCCGAGCGGCGCGGCCAGGTCGCCGGGCTGATGAGCGGCGGCGAACAGCAGATGCTCGCCATCGCCCGGGCCCTGATGAGCCGGCCGAAGCTGCTGATCCTCGACGAGCCCTCGCTCGGCCTCGCGCCGAAGCTGGTGCGCGAGCTCTTCGACCTGATCCGGTCCGTCAATGCGCGGGGCACCAGCATCCTGCTGGTCGAGCAGAACGCCCGTCAGGCGCTGCGCATTTCCAGTCGCGCATATGTGCTCGAGAAGGGCGTGACGGTGCGCGAGGACGCCTCGGAGAAACTCATCGGCGACGATGCCATCCGCTCGGCCTTCCTGGGCGCCTGA
- a CDS encoding Carboxymuconolactone decarboxylase family protein yields the protein MTFIKKQELSAEARKARGAAALQKAEATRGYLLPYHRMLCAHDPDLMEAYDAYYRELTLIERSFTYFEREVVWLVLLAAAREAYGDIHMPRAEESGLTTAQIHDCMAIAGVAEAFPVMDFSTSWSRWVAEAEIEARYAKMVEAARGDLPAVITEIALVTAHAARRSHAGMRFHLKRAFAMGATAAKVAEGVSYVILPCGGPVLVDACNVWDEAARAGLCPPPWHLD from the coding sequence ATGACGTTCATCAAGAAGCAGGAACTGTCGGCCGAGGCCCGCAAGGCACGCGGTGCCGCTGCGCTCCAGAAGGCCGAGGCGACGCGCGGCTATCTGCTGCCCTACCACCGCATGCTGTGCGCGCACGACCCGGACCTCATGGAGGCCTATGACGCCTACTACAGGGAACTGACGCTGATCGAGCGGTCCTTCACCTATTTCGAGCGCGAGGTGGTGTGGCTTGTCCTGCTTGCCGCGGCGCGGGAGGCCTATGGCGACATCCACATGCCGCGCGCAGAGGAGTCCGGTCTCACGACCGCGCAGATCCACGACTGCATGGCCATAGCCGGCGTTGCCGAGGCCTTTCCGGTCATGGACTTCTCCACGAGTTGGTCACGCTGGGTGGCCGAGGCCGAGATCGAGGCGCGCTATGCGAAGATGGTGGAGGCTGCGCGTGGCGATCTGCCGGCGGTGATCACGGAGATTGCCCTCGTCACGGCCCATGCCGCCCGCAGGTCGCATGCCGGCATGCGGTTCCATCTGAAGCGCGCCTTTGCCATGGGGGCGACCGCGGCCAAGGTCGCCGAGGGCGTCTCCTACGTCATTCTGCCTTGCGGCGGGCCCGTGCTGGTCGACGCCTGCAACGTCTGGGACGAGGCGGCGCGCGCGGGTCTCTGCCCCCCGCCCTGGCACCTGGACTGA